Genomic segment of Gloeocapsa sp. PCC 7428:
AAGGTTTAATATCACTCCGTAAATCTTTGACAAACTCTGTTGAATAATTTCCTGGATTCGGCGGTAAAGGAACAACCCCGTAATCTTCCACCCGAATTACTTCCATTTTATTCAAATCAACAACCGGAATCACGCCTTCAATCGGACGCGCATACCCGTTATCCGTCGGACTCGAACGCACCCAACACAACGCCCGTGACAGTCGCAATCCCTTCTCGTCTTCGATGGCATAATAACCCGCCGACCACGGGTCAACCATCACTAAACTTGGATCGGTAATTCCCCGTTTTTTAATTGCTTCCTGAAATTCAGGACTCGCTTTTACCGCCGCTTCGCACTCAATAAATTCATCCAGCATAATCGACGGCTGGACATCAGCAATCTGCTTCCACGACTTGACAGTTTTCGTATTGAGCGAAACAACCGCCTCATACGTCAACCCATCTTCATTATTCAGGATACCAACAAAAGCCTCACGCTCAATATCGTCACCCTCTTGAAAGTTAAGAACAACACTCTTAGGCGGTTCCTTCAGAACAACCGTGGGAAACCTGACTTTTTTCCCCAAGTTGTACTCTGCTTTAACCGTAGCGACAGCAGTTGTAATTTCCTCAGGCGTGAGTGGATCGAGTGGATGCTGAACTGTGGTTGGTGTTGTCGAGGTATTTGGTAGATGTGCAGTAGTCATAGTGGCTGTTTTATTACTATGTCTTGATTGCAAAGAGAAAAAATGCTTTTTAAATGAAGCGATCGCACTTTGACCTACACTACGTCGCTTGTCATAACAGGTTTGTAGCCAAAGTTACCAACCTCCCTTCACAAATCGATTTCTCCCAATCTCAACCTCTGCGTCCTCTGCGTCTCTGTGGTTCGTTCTTCTATAACCCTCCATCAAAACCCGACTATTTTTATCGGGTATATTTGACGCGAAAAAAAGCACCATGCTACTATCAGGCGACAGTTGACGGAAAATGAAGTAGAGAGCGATCCATGACCCAGGCAAAAACCCTCAACCCAACAGCGGCAACCTTCAAAGCCCTCAAGTGTAAAGAATGTGGTGCTGAGTACGAACTTGCAGCAAGCCATGTTTGTGAAGCTTGCTTTGGTCCATTGGAAGTCACCTACGATTACAACACCCTCCGCCGTACCGTAACGCGCGAAAGTATTCAATCAGGTCCCAACTCAATTTGGCGCTATCGTTCTTTCTTACCCGTCGCAACTGAAAACGTCATTGATGTCGGTACAGGGATGACTCCCCTCGTACAAGCAAATCGCTTAGCTCGTCGCCTGGGATTGAAAAAGCTCTACATCAAAAATGATGCCGTTAATATGCCCACCCTCAGTTTCAAAGATCGGGTGGTATCTGTCGCCTTATCCCGCGCCCGCGAACTTGGTTTTTCAACCGTATCGTGTGCGAGTACCGGAAATTTAGCAAATTCAACCGCAGCGATCGCCGCCCATGCTGGATTAGATTGTTGCGTCTTCATTCCCGCTGATCTCGAAGCCGGTAAAGTTTTAGGTACATTAATCTACAGCCCTACCGTAATGGCAGTGCAAGGTAACTACGACCAAGTAAACCGCTTGTGTTGTGAAGTTGCTAATACATATGGTTGGGGATTTGTCAATATCAATTTACGTCCGTATTACTCCGAAGGTTCCAAAACGCTGGGTTACGAAGTTGCGGAACAACTCGGCTGGCAATTACCCGATCACATCGTTGCGCCTTTAGCATCGGGTTCTTTATTCACCAAGATTTACAAAGGATTTCAAGAGTTTATTCAAGTTGGCTTAGTCGAAGATAAAAGCGTACGGTTCAGCGGTGCGCAAGCTGAAGGTTGTTCCCCCATAGCGCAAGCCTACAAAGAAGGACGCGATTTTGTTAAACCTGTTAAACCAAATACAATTGCCAAATCAATTGCGATCGGAAATCCTGCTGATGGTATCTATGCACTAGAAATTGCCCGCAAAACCAACGGTAATATTGCATCCGTCACCGATCCTGAGATTATTGAAGGCATCAAGCTCCTCGCCGAAACCGAAGGCATCTTCACCGAAACCGCAGGTGGAACAACGATCGCAGTTCTTAAAAAATTAGTCGAAGCGGGTAAGATCGATCCTGACGAAACCACAGTCGCCTACATTACTGGAAACGGACTCAAAACCCAAGAAGCCGTACAAGGCTACATCGGCGAACCGTTGACGATTGAAGCGAAGCTTGATAGTTTTGAACGAGCATTAGAGCGATCGCGCACTTTAGAGCGTCTCGACTGGCAACAAGTTTTGGTATAAGTATTACTCGCGTCAACTATAGCTTTCGATCAAGGCGCTGTGATCATGCGCCTTCACTAACTCTCAACTTGCAAATCAACCATGGCTGTTAAAGTATTAATTCCCACACCATTACAGAAATTCACAAACAATCAGGCTACGCTCGAATGCGACGGTAGCAACATCGCCGAATTAATCGAATCATTAGAACAAAGCTGTCCTGGTATCAAATCACGGCTTTGTGACGAACAAGGACAACCACGGCGCTTTTTAAATTTGTACGTTAACAGCGAAGATATCCGCTTTTTAGATGGAACCGAGACACCACTCAAAGAAGGCGATGAAGTGAGTATTGTTCCAGCCGTTGCGGGTGGCTAAATCAGTAAGTAATCAAGAATAAACCTTTGTTATAGAGCCGCGCCATCTGTAGTGGCTCTTTTTTGCTGTTAAATTACTTAGTAGATGAACGCAACTGAGTTTTCGCTACGGTTTAATAATGCGATCGCCTGCACTAATTGCACCAATGAACTTGATTGCGGCGATTCTGTGGCAATATTTAAAGTAGTAAATCAAGCGTGCGTGAAGCGAAGCGATCGCGCTTAAAGCTAGACAAAGGATAAACCTGAGCAATGGCAGATGAACAAACTCCAGCGACGAATGGAGAAGAAAAACCTAACGTTGCTGAAGCCCCTGAAGGAAAAACGGCGGGAAAGGAAGCTCCCCCTAGTACCGTAGAAGAACAAGCGCCTAGCGTCGTTTCAGAGCATCTTCACAGCACGGATGAACCTGAAACAACAGACATCCCTTCTGCAAATGCTCCTGATCCGCAAGCAGCAAATCCTGAAGTCAATCCAAATGCTGCTAAAGCGAAATCAGCAGACAAGGCATCAGAAGAATCTCCCGAAGCTGAGCCAGCTGCAAAAAAAGCTCCCGCCGCTGCTAAAGCTGCTGGCGATAAACCCGCTGCTAAAGCAAAAAAAGAGAAAGCCCCCGCTGTAGAAGACAAACCTTTTACCGAATTCATGCAGCAAGATTACCTTCCAGCCTTGCAAAAAGCACTTGCAAAAGAAGGCGTTCAAGACTTAGATCTTAAGTTTGCTAAAGAGAAGATCAACGTTGCAGGGATAACCGACGAATGCTGGCAAGTGAAAGGTTCTTGGCTAGACGGACGACGACAGTTTAATATCTATTTTCCCGAAGAAAGTATCCAAGGACAACGCGCGTTTTCTTGCTACGAAGGTTCTAAGCCCAGCGCAATTGAGCCTTTCTTGATTGATGAGCGCCGAATAACGCTTGATTTAATGGTATTTGGTGTGATGCAGCGCTTAAATGGTCAAAAGTGGTTATCACGAAATTAATAAAACAGTTAGCTAATTATAGGATTGCAAGTGCAATATGCCCTTAGCTTAAATTATGAAGTCTGGCTAAAAGCTAACTGCTAACAGCTAATTGCTGTTATAACTACATTTCTAAAAACGTGTAAACAATGACACCAGTGTCGGGGTCGTTATCGATTCCGACATAACCTGTTTTTAGCATTTCTTTAAGCGTTGATTCTACTTCGATAAAGCTAGCCCCAGTATCCATTACGCCCTGCGTTACCGATATCTTACCACCTCGTTTTGCCGCTGCACGCACGAGTCGCACCATCAACTGCTCGCGGGATGGTTTAATCACATTTGTCACAAATGCAGGTTGAGCTAACGGCACACCATACGGAGATAAACCCATTTTTGCTCTGAGCTTTATATTGTAGTCATCAACCATGCGGGGAATCAAAAATAAGTCAATGACTTGCCCGACACCAAATAAACCAAAAGTACCTAGCCAGATTAATCCTGTGACGATTTTGCCGTTATAAATGCGGTGCAGTCCATTTAGCTGTAGCAGACAGCCGAGCCACAGTAGATAAGCACTACTCACTTTATTTGGGGGCTTTGCTGGTAGTTGGGAATCTCCAGTTTTCATAGGTGGAAAGAATATTAGGTTGAGACAAAAAGTTGCGTGAGTTAAATAAGTTGCATACTCTCTTTTTATTACCTTAGCTTTAACTTTTAACTTCTGGTATGGCTTGCGTGTTGCGAATAGCACTACAGTAAGCGATCGCAAATTTGTTAAAAAAATTGACAGCGTGTTGCAACTCTTAACTAAATAAGTGTTTTTCCTACCCCTAAGCCTTGGTAGACTAAGCTTTATCAATTGTTATTCAGTCATTAACTCAACTGCCCCAGGCACAAAACCACAGCAGAATAGGGCAAATAAAAATTATGGTTGATTCGCTTAAAAAACCAGCAGAATTTGAAGAAATGCGCCCAGGGGTGAAAATACCCGCAAAGGAAACCCTGCTGACGCCGCGATTTTATACAACAGATTTCGATGAGATGGCGCGGATGGATCTCTCGGTGAACGAAGAGGAACTCCAAGCGCTTTTAGAAGAGTTTCGTACCGACTACAATCGCCATCACTTCGTCCGAGACGCGGAGTTTGAGCAATCTTGGGAGCATATCGACGGTGAAACTCGTCGCTTATTTGTCGAATTTTTGGAGCGTTCTTGCACCGCAGAGTTTTCCGGCTTTCTGTTGTACAAAGAACTCAGCCGTCGTCTCAAAGACAAAAACCCTCTCCTTGCTGAGTCATTTGCCTTGATGTCGCGCGATGAAGCACGTCATGCAGGTTTCTTAAATAAAGCGCTATCAGACTTTAATTTGTCGCTCGATTTGGGCTTTTTAACGAAGAGTCGTAAGTATACGTTCTTCAAGCCGAAGTTTATCTTCTACGCGACGTATTTATCCGAAAAAATTGGTTACTGGCGCTACATCACAATCTATCGCCATCTAGCTGCACATCCAGAAAACCGCATCTATCCAATCTTCCGCTTCTTTGAAAACTGGTGTCAAGACGAAAACCGTCATGGCGATTTCTTTGATGCACTGATGCGATCGCAACCGCAGATTTTGAATGATTGGAAAGCACGGTTATGGTGTCGCTTCTTCTTGCTGTCGGTGTTTGCGACGATGTATCTCAACGACATCCAACGTGCAGGATTTTATCAATCGATCGGTTTAAACGCGCGAGATTACGATATCTACGTCATTGAGAAAACCAACGAAACCGCAGGGCGCGTCTTCCCAATTACTTTAAACGTCGCACATCCAGATTTTTATCGCCGACTTGATACTTGTATCAAGAATAATGAGAAGCTAAGTGCGATCGTCAATTCCAACACGCCCAAATTCTTACAATTTTTCCAAAAGCTACCGCTATACGTTGCAAATGGTTGGCAATTCTTATGTTTATATCTGATTAAGCCAATTGATGCAGCGACACAACACGGCGCGGTGCGTTAAGATTTCTAAGTTTTGCTCCGCTGCGGTGGTTCTGCAAAGCGCAGAGCCACTTTTTTTTATGAACAGTTACAGACGCCAAGAAATGCGCGATCGCTTATTCATAATCTTTAGCTTTCTTTTCTACCTGCAAATATTTTCGACTCCCGCCCACAGTCAACCACAAGTTTCTCCCTCTCCGCGTGTATCCGATTTAGATTTGAGTTCAGACATTGAAGATAGCCCAGTTTTACAACGCTGGCGCGAGCAAGTACCAAACATTTTAGAAGAAATTACGCGCGACCCTAGTTTTCGCACGCGTCTACGCTTAGGTTATGCTTTGTTTCCATCGCCACAAGCCACAGGAATTACGCTCGGAGTTGAAGACGTTTTTATTGGTAACACTCGTTTCACAGTAAGTGGTGAATATCACACGGCTTTTAATCGCGATCGCACAACCTATGGAGCAGATTTGCGCTATTACATGCGTCCTTTGGGTAGCTACATCAATGTTGCACCAGTTTTAGGCTATCGTCATTTAGAAATCGACGCTTACTCACTTGATGGAGTTAATCTCGGTGCGCGACTTCTTTTAGTTTTTTCGCGCAATGGTGCAGCAGATATTTCGCTTACTCAAAGTTGGGTAGCTCCAGGTACAGATACAGAAGTCGGATTAACAACGTTATCCATAAGTTACGCTATCACAAAAAGCTTACGTGTTTCTACTGATATCCAAAAACAAAATTCCCGCCAAAGCAAAGATAGCCGCGTCGGAATTATTTTAGAATGGATGCCGTAATTGGAGGAGTCAGGGATCAGAAGTCGGGGATCAGGGTTCTACCTCTCACTTCTTTCGACCATAATGTGCTTTTACCATAGCTGCTAACACTGCGGGGTCGAGTAGCGGATCTGCGGTTTGCTGACGCCAGTTGAGAAGTTCATTTCGTAAAAGTTTTTGTATGTTTTGATACCCTACTTTGCCAGCTAGGTTGTTAAACTCGTATGGATCGTTTTGCAGATCGTATAGCTCCTCAGCAGGTGGTCTAAAGCAAGTGTCCATAGCGCGTCGGGCTGAGTTGCTTAGCAGGAGTTGCCGCGATTCAACAAAAGCAGAATCATCATCAACGTTGATGTAAGGATTTTGACGCTCTGGTAAGAGATTAAGAATCAATTTATAGCGCTTACCGCGAATACTCCGCCGTGGATAAAAGTCTTTTCTAGTGTGGCTGGTATATTCTGCAAAGATAAAATGACGCCACCCGACTAAATTTTGCTGAAACAAAGGAAACAGCGATCGCCCTGAAACTTTCGGTGTTTTTAAACCAGCAGCTTGTAGTATGGTTGGGAAAATATCAATATTAGATACAAATGCCTGTTCGGCTTGATTCGGCAAAATTCTACCAAACCAGCGCATAATTAGCGGAATTCTCAAACCAGCTTCATAACAGCTACCTTTCGCACGGAAAAAACCTGGACCGTGATCGCCAAGAAAGATGACTAAAGTATTCTGATCTAGTCCTTGTTGCGCTAGCTGATCGAGGAGTAGCCCAATTCCTGCATCTAAACGCGCTACACCATTGTAATATCCTGCTGTTCGCTCGCGCATCGCTGGAGTATCAACACCTTGCCAAGCAAATGGCGGAACTTCTGTAGATTTATAAGGTTGCTGAGGATAGTTATTAAATTGAGCCTCAAAAGGCGTATGAGGATCGTTATAGCTAATCATCAAAAAAAATGGCTGTTCGTGTTGTTGCGCGAAAAACTCGCTTGCGTGTTGTGCTACTAATTGAACATCACGCGTATTAAGTGCTTTTGGTAATACGTTGACATCAAAAGGAAATGAAGTTTCTGGGTAGACGTGTAGCTTGCCAATAATTCCTGTACGATACCCTTGGGCTTTGAGCAGTTGTGGAAGAGTCACTACGCTGGTAGCCATAGAGTAGCCGCTATTGCTATACGCTAGCCCAATTTGCCCAACTGGTTCATTTGATGTACCACCTGTTTGATGCGGATAAAGCCCTGTAAACAAGCTACTACGTGAGGGACTACACGAAGCTTGAGTAACATAACTATTCAGAAACAGAATACCTTCACTAGCAAGACGATCGATATGAGGTGTTCGTGCTACTTTGTCACCATAACAACTCAACGTTTGTCCAAGATCGTCAGCTGTAATTAATAGAATATTCGGTCGAGAACTTGAATGTCCTACTTGTAAAAAAGTCAATTCACCCAAAGTAGTCGCTAAAGCAGTTGCTACAGAATAATTTAGAAAGCTGCGGCGGGAGATTTTAGTGAGGATTTTGGCTTGCTGCATAAACTAAGTTCGTTCTTTAACGAAGATCTATCCTGACTTGTCTGTTTATTGAGCAACTTACGGATTTCATTAACAGGATATGCCACTGCCTAACCTAACTTTCACTGTAGTCAATACGACTTTAACCGAGTTCAGTATATCAATAGAAAAGAATTGATTCGTACTCAGAAGTTCGGGAAACCGTACCTCCGATTTTGTTGCGATCGCACCCACTGTTCGCTAAATTAGCACTCAGGAGTTGAGAGTGCTAAAAGCGGAAAATTTTGTATGGCAGCAGTATCTCTAAGTGTTTCTACAGTTAAGCCTTTAGCTGACCGCGTGTTTGTTAAAGTCAGCGCATCTGAAGAAAAGACAGCAGGCGGATTATATTTACCCGACACCGCCAAAGAAAAGCCTCAAGTTGGTGAAGTTGTCGCGATTGGTCCTGGTAGACGCAGCGACGATGGTTCGCGCCAGGAGATGGAAATCAAAGTCGGCGACAAAGTACTTTACTCAAAGTACGCAGGTACAGATATCAAACTTGGTACTGAAGAATATGTGCTGTTGTCTGAAAAAGACATTCTTGCAGTAGTTAGCTAATACCAATTACCACTGACCAATTACCAATTACCAAAATAGATAACTATGGCAAAGCGCATTATCTACAACGAAAACGCTCGTCGTGCCCTGGAAAAGGGTATGGATATTTTAGCTGAATCTGTCGCTGTTACCCTAGGTCCCAAAGGACGCAACGTGGTGCTAGAGAAGAAGTTTGGCGCACCACAAATTGTCAACGACGGCGTAACAATTGCTAAAGAAATTGAATTAGAAGACCACGTTGAAAATACTGGTGTTTCGCTAATTCGCCAAGCCGCTTCTAAAACCAACGATGCTGCTGGTGACGGTACAACAACTGCTACCGTTTTAGCTCATGCAATGGTGAAAGAAGGCTTACGCAACGTTGCAGCAGGTGCGAATGCGATCTCTCTGAAGCGCGGTATCGATAAAGCCACCAACTTTTTAGTAGACAAAATTGCTGAACACGCACGTCCAGTAGAAGACTCGAAAGCGATCGCGCAAGTAGGTTCAATCAGCGCTGGTAACGACGAAGAAGTCGGTCAGATGATCGCCGACGCAATGGACAAAGTCGGTAAAGAAGGCGTAATTTCCCTCGAAGAAGGAAAGTCAATGACGACTGAACTCGAAATTACCGAAGGGATGCGCTTTGACAAAGGCTATATCTCGCCTTACTTCGCTACCGATCCTGAGCGGAT
This window contains:
- the thrC gene encoding threonine synthase, producing MTQAKTLNPTAATFKALKCKECGAEYELAASHVCEACFGPLEVTYDYNTLRRTVTRESIQSGPNSIWRYRSFLPVATENVIDVGTGMTPLVQANRLARRLGLKKLYIKNDAVNMPTLSFKDRVVSVALSRARELGFSTVSCASTGNLANSTAAIAAHAGLDCCVFIPADLEAGKVLGTLIYSPTVMAVQGNYDQVNRLCCEVANTYGWGFVNINLRPYYSEGSKTLGYEVAEQLGWQLPDHIVAPLASGSLFTKIYKGFQEFIQVGLVEDKSVRFSGAQAEGCSPIAQAYKEGRDFVKPVKPNTIAKSIAIGNPADGIYALEIARKTNGNIASVTDPEIIEGIKLLAETEGIFTETAGGTTIAVLKKLVEAGKIDPDETTVAYITGNGLKTQEAVQGYIGEPLTIEAKLDSFERALERSRTLERLDWQQVLV
- a CDS encoding MoaD/ThiS family protein — encoded protein: MAVKVLIPTPLQKFTNNQATLECDGSNIAELIESLEQSCPGIKSRLCDEQGQPRRFLNLYVNSEDIRFLDGTETPLKEGDEVSIVPAVAGG
- a CDS encoding NINE protein → MKTGDSQLPAKPPNKVSSAYLLWLGCLLQLNGLHRIYNGKIVTGLIWLGTFGLFGVGQVIDLFLIPRMVDDYNIKLRAKMGLSPYGVPLAQPAFVTNVIKPSREQLMVRLVRAAAKRGGKISVTQGVMDTGASFIEVESTLKEMLKTGYVGIDNDPDTGVIVYTFLEM
- the acsF gene encoding magnesium-protoporphyrin IX monomethyl ester (oxidative) cyclase yields the protein MVDSLKKPAEFEEMRPGVKIPAKETLLTPRFYTTDFDEMARMDLSVNEEELQALLEEFRTDYNRHHFVRDAEFEQSWEHIDGETRRLFVEFLERSCTAEFSGFLLYKELSRRLKDKNPLLAESFALMSRDEARHAGFLNKALSDFNLSLDLGFLTKSRKYTFFKPKFIFYATYLSEKIGYWRYITIYRHLAAHPENRIYPIFRFFENWCQDENRHGDFFDALMRSQPQILNDWKARLWCRFFLLSVFATMYLNDIQRAGFYQSIGLNARDYDIYVIEKTNETAGRVFPITLNVAHPDFYRRLDTCIKNNEKLSAIVNSNTPKFLQFFQKLPLYVANGWQFLCLYLIKPIDAATQHGAVR
- a CDS encoding sulfatase is translated as MQQAKILTKISRRSFLNYSVATALATTLGELTFLQVGHSSSRPNILLITADDLGQTLSCYGDKVARTPHIDRLASEGILFLNSYVTQASCSPSRSSLFTGLYPHQTGGTSNEPVGQIGLAYSNSGYSMATSVVTLPQLLKAQGYRTGIIGKLHVYPETSFPFDVNVLPKALNTRDVQLVAQHASEFFAQQHEQPFFLMISYNDPHTPFEAQFNNYPQQPYKSTEVPPFAWQGVDTPAMRERTAGYYNGVARLDAGIGLLLDQLAQQGLDQNTLVIFLGDHGPGFFRAKGSCYEAGLRIPLIMRWFGRILPNQAEQAFVSNIDIFPTILQAAGLKTPKVSGRSLFPLFQQNLVGWRHFIFAEYTSHTRKDFYPRRSIRGKRYKLILNLLPERQNPYINVDDDSAFVESRQLLLSNSARRAMDTCFRPPAEELYDLQNDPYEFNNLAGKVGYQNIQKLLRNELLNWRQQTADPLLDPAVLAAMVKAHYGRKK
- the groES gene encoding co-chaperone GroES — encoded protein: MAAVSLSVSTVKPLADRVFVKVSASEEKTAGGLYLPDTAKEKPQVGEVVAIGPGRRSDDGSRQEMEIKVGDKVLYSKYAGTDIKLGTEEYVLLSEKDILAVVS